Proteins encoded within one genomic window of Thalassophryne amazonica chromosome 23, fThaAma1.1, whole genome shotgun sequence:
- the LOC117505486 gene encoding endophilin-A1-like has protein sequence MSVAGLKKQFHKATQKVSEKVGGAEGTKLDEDFKEMEKKMDITSRAVLDIMTRTTEYLQPNPASRAKLSMINTMSKIRGQEKGPGYPQAETVLGDTMLKFGRELGEESSFGMSLIDAGEAMKELGEVKDALDMEVKQNFIDPLQNLHDKDLKEIQHHLKKMEGRRLDFDYKKKRHGKVQDDEIKQALEKFDESKEIAEQSMFNLLESDIEQVSQLAALVQAQLEYHSRAAEILQQLSSKMEDRIKEVSGKPRKEYTPKPRMTLELLPPSESHNGGIHSAKSPGRSPAPMDQPCCRALYDFEPENEGELGFKEGDVITLTNQIDDNWYEGMINGQSGFFPINYVDILVPLPH, from the exons AAAGTCAGTGAGAAGGTTGGCGGGGCAGAAGGAACCAAGCTCGATGAGGACTTCAAGGAAATGGAAAAG AAGATGGACATCACCAGTAGAGCAGTGTTGGACATCATGACCAGAACTACAGAGTACCTACAACCTAATCCAG CATCCAGAGCCAAGTTGAGTATGATCAACACCATGTCAAAGATCCGCGGGCAGGAGAAGGGTCCGGGCTACCCGCAGGCTGAGACCGTCCTCGGCGACACCATGCTGAAGTTTGGACGGGAGTTAGGGGAGGAGTCAAGCTTTG GCATGTCATTGATCGATGCTGGTGAGGCGATGAAGGAGCTCGGGGAGGTGAAGGATGCTTTGGACATGGAGGTCAAACAGAACTTCATCGATCCCCTGCAGAACCTCCACGACAAAGACCTCAAAGAGATCCAG cACCATCTGAAGAAAATGGAGGGCCGCCGTTTGGATTTTGACTACAAGAAGAAGCGTCACGGGAAAGTCCAGGACGACGAAATCAAACAAGCGCTGGAGAAGTTTGACGAGAGCAAAGAAATTGCAGAGCAGAGCATGTTTAACCTGCTAGAAAGTGAT ATAGAGCAGGTGAGCCAGCTGGCAGCGCTGGTCCAGGCTCAGTTGGAATACCACAGTCGTGCTGCCGAAATCCTCCAACAGCTCTCCAGCAAGATGGAAGACAG AATAAAAGAAGTGTCCGGTAAACCGAGGAAGGAATATACCCCCAAACCCCGGATGACcctggagctgctgccccccaGTGAGAGCCACAATGGTGGAATCCACTCTGCCAAGTCTCCGGGAAGATCGCCAG CGCCGATGGACCAGCCGTGTTGCAGAGCACTCTATGACTTTGAACCAGAGAACGAAGGCGAGCTTGGCTTCAAAGAAGGCGACGTCATCACCCTGACCAATCAGATCGATGACAACTGGTACGAAGGAATGATCAATGGCCAGTCGGGCTTCTTCCCCATCAACTATGTGGATATCCTGGTGCCGCTTCCTCATTAG